The following nucleotide sequence is from Nitratidesulfovibrio termitidis HI1.
CACCATCGTCGGGCCACGGGGTTACCCGCACGCAGGTTTCGTAGTACGGCGTGCCGCGCCCCACCAGACTGGCCAGCGCGCGGGTGAGCAGGTTCAGCCCGTGTCCGGCCTTGTTCCAGCCGCCGCGCTCGGCCACCAGGATGTCCGCCCGCTGGCCGTCTGCGGTGCGCAGGACGGCCTTCACCGCGCCGACCCTGCTTTCCACCCGCACCACCGCCCCGTCGGACAGGCCCAGCCGGGCGGCTTCTTTTGTGGCCAGCACCACCTCGGTCAGGGCGTCGTGCTCGGCCATGGTGCGCTCGGAGCAGATGTACCCGTGCGGGGCGATGGTCAGCAGGCGGTAGGGATAGTCCGGCTCCACCGCGCCCAGCCCAGCGGGGTCGAAGTCGGTCATGAACCGGAACTTGCCGGACGGCGTGGGAAAGGTCTTGTCCGCGTAGGGCGCCATGGGCGCGTCCAGCCGGTAGGCCCCGGCGCGCAGCCGCTCCAGCGTGCAGCCCTGCGCCCACATGGGCGTGCACAGGTCGCACAGCCACTCGTCCACCCCGCGCCGAAACCGTTCGGCAAAGGGAAAGCGCGCCGCAAGATCGTGGAACATCATGAATTCCGAACGGCACTCTCCCACCGGCTCGATGGCCTTGTTCACCGGCCCCACGTAGTTGTGGCCGTAGCTGGCCATGGCGTCGTCTTCTTCCAGAAAGGTGGTGGCGGGCAGGAATACGTGGGCCAGATCCGCCGTGTCGTCCATGAAGTGGCCGGAATAGACCACGAATTCCGCCTTGCGGAAGGCGCGGGTAACGGCCCCGGCATCCGCCGCCATGCAAGCCGGGTTGCCCGCCGTGACCATGATCATGCGGATTTCCGGGTCGCGCGCGTCCAGAATCTCGCGGCCAATCTCGGGCAGCAACAGGGTGCGCCGGGGCGGGTTCAGCCCGTCGCCCCAGTACTGCTGGTCGTAGGGGCCGTATTCCTCGAAGCCCTGGCTCACCCCGCCGCCCGGCACGCCGATGTTGCCGCTTATGGCCCCCAGCGCGTCCACGGCGCGGATGGACAGGTGCGCCGCCTCGTGCCGGTGCATGCCCCAGCCTAGCAGGATGGACGTGGGCCGCTGGCGCAGCACCATGTCCGCCAGAAATTCCGCGTCGGCCACGGGTACGCCGCAACGGGCGCACAGGTCGTCCACCGTGTACCGGTCAAGGATGCGCAGGTATTCCGCCGCGCCCTCAGCGTGATGCTGCATGAATTCGCGGTCCTCGCCCCCGGCATGCAGGATGAGTTTGGTCACCGCCATGGCCAGAAAGGCGTCGGTGCCCGCGCGCGGGGCGATATGCCGGTCGGCCAGCGGGGCCGAGCGATTGCGGGCCGGGTCCACCAGAACGACCGTTGCCCCTCGCTTGCGAATCTCGCGCAGGATGGGCACCAGGCTGATCTGGGTGGATGCCGGGTTGCGGCCCCACAGGATGAGCGAGTTGCAGTTGTAATGGTCCAGCGGGTCGTGCGAGACCCGTTCGCCAAAATCGAGGTTCTGCGAACCCTGCCCCGCCCCGCCGCACAGCGAGCCGCGCAGGGTGGTCACCCCGCCGAACAGGTTGAAGAAATAGCGGTTCAGCAGCTTCAGCGCGGTACGTTCGCCGTAGCCCTGATAGTACAGAATGGCTTCCGTGCCCGATTCGTCGCGGATGGCGGTCATGCGCGCGGCGATGCGGTCCAGCGCCTCGTCCCACGTGGCCCGCCGCCACGGCTGGGTGCGGTGGTCGCGCAGCAGCGGGTGCGTGATGCGTTCCGGGCTGTACACCCGCTTCACATAGCGCTGCGCCTTGACGCAGGCCTTGCCGCGCGTCAGCGGGTGGTCCGGGTCGCCCGCAAGCCGCACCAGACGGCCATCGCGCACGGTGGCCACAAGGCCGCAGCTGTTGGGGCAGTCGCGGGTGCAACTGGTAATGATGCGCTTCTCACCGGAAGCCTCGCCCCCGTCATGAGCAAGCGCGAGGCCCGGCGCAATGCCGGGCGCATGAGCCGCTGTGGTGCACATGTCGTTCCATCCCGTGGCGCAACCCCCGGATGGCGGCCCGAAGGCCGGAACGGGGCGTGCCCTGCCCGCGCGCCCGCAGTCCCGTTCATGGCACAGCCCGCCCGGCGGGGCAAGCGGCCCCGTGCCCCGTGTAGCCGCCTCTCCCTCCCGCCGGGCGCCCGCCACCCGTCCGCACCGCAGCCGTCTGCCCGTAGCCGTCTGCCCGCAGCCGTTCGGGATGCGCCATCCCCTTGTTAAGGGAGCGTCCCGGCGCTACAACCATGGCGGCGCCCGCGCTATCCCGCGCGCCGCGCATCATCGTCATTATCGTCATTATCGCCATTATCGCCATTATCGTCATTATCCACATGGCGGGCCGCATGGCCATGCGCCGCGCCCGCAAACCATACAGGAAGCCATCATGTCCAACGGCAAAATCCGCGTCGCGGTCTTTTTCGGCGGGCGTTCGCCCGAGCATGACGTCAGCATCGTCACCGGATTGCAGGTCATCCAGGCGCTGGACGCCGCGCGGTACGAACCCGTGCCCGTCTACGTGGACCGCTGCGGCGTCTGGCGCACCGGCGAAAAGCTGCTGGACCGCTCCACCTACATCCCCGCCCGCGACGCCGACGGCCTGCCCGCCGTCTCGCTGGAGATCGCCCCCGGCAAGGGCGGCATGCTGGTGGAGCAGACCTCCAGACTGTTCGGCAAGCCCAGGCGCATTCCCTTCGACGTGGCCATCCCCGCCTTCCACGGCCCCTACGGCGAAGACGGCGACATGCAGGGTCTGTTCGAAGCCGCAGGCATTCCCTACACCGGCATGCGCGTGTTGGCCTCCGCCATCTTCATGGACAAGGCGGCCACCAAGCAGGCCCTGGCCGGTACCGGCATTCCCACGCTGCCCTGCGCGGTGCTGCGCAAGCCCGTGGGCGGCCTGCTGCCCCCGCGCGCCGACATCGAGGCCGCGCTGGCGGGCATCACCCTGCCCGGCTGCCTGAAGCCCGCGCACCTTGGCAGCAGCATCGGCGTGGCCAAGGTGGATTCCATCGAAGAAATAGAGGCGGTGCTGCCCGGCCTGTTCACAAACGACACCGTGGCCATCGTGGAGCCGTATCTGGACGGCTGCGTGGAATACAACATTTCGGTGCGGCGCAACGGCGAAGGGCACGCCACCTCGGCCATCGAACGGCCCAAGCGCGACAGCGAACTGCTGGACTTTCGCCAGAAGTACCTTTCGTCGGGCGGCAAGACCGGCAGCAAGACCGGCGGAGCGGGCGGCGCCAAGAGCGCGGGCGATTCCGGCAGCGCGGGCATGCTTTCGCTGACGCGCGAGATCAACCCCGACCTGCCCGAAAGCCTGGAGGGCCGCATCCGCGACTTTGCCGTGCGCACCTACGCGGCCTTTGGCGGCACCGGCGCGCCGCGCATGGACTTCATGTACGACGCCACCCGCGACGAGGTGTGGCTGAACGAGGTGAACCCCATCCCCGGCTCGTTCGCCTTCTTCCTGTGGGAAGCGGCGGAAACCCCGGTGCGCTTCACCCGGCTGCTCTCGCTGATGATCGACGAGGCGCGGGCCATGGCCCGGCACACCGCCTGTCCGGAAGATCCGACCCCGGAGGCCGCCCGGCTGTTCCCCCGCCGGTAGCCAGAGCGTCAGCTTGCCCGGGGTATGATGCCCCCCGCGTGCATCGCGCGCCGTCCCACCGGGCGGCGCGCGTTTCTTTTGCCATGCCGCCTCCGCCTTTGGCCTGCACCTGTCCGCCATGCAGGTGCTGGTCCGCCACGCCCCTTGCCCCTTCGCGCGCCCCCGGTGTACACCACGGGGCGCGCCACGCCGTTGATCCCGCCCGTTTTCGCGGCACCTTCCGCACGCGGGCAATGGCCGCAGCGCCGAACACACCACTCCGAGGCCAGAATGGATTCCGCCCAGTTCAACGCCACGCCCTCCGCCGCCGCAGACCCGGCAGCCCCCTGCATGTACGTGGTGCACCTGCCCAACGCCGCGCCCGCCCGCCGAAAGCCGGAGGACACCGGCGCAGCAGATGCCGCGCAACAGATCGCCCCCCAGATCGTTCCGCAAATCATATGGGCGCACGGCTGGATGCACACCCACGCCAACCTGCTGCCGCTGGCCAATACCTGCACCCACGGGCGCGACAACTACCTGCTGGACATGCCCGGCTTTGGCCTCTCCTGCATGCCGCCCGCCACCTGGGGCACCCAGGACTACGCCGACCACGCCGCCGCCTGGCTGCGCACCCTGCCGCGCGGCAGGCGGATATGGGTGGGACATTCCTTCGGCTGCCGGGTGGGTCTGCAACTGGCGGCCCGCCACCCGGACCTGGTGGACGGACTGTTCCTGATGGCCGCCGCCGGGCTGCCCCGCCGCCGAACCCCCATGGAGAAATTCACGCGCGGGTGCCGCATCGCCGCGTTCAAGACGCTGAAGCACCTGCACTGGCTGGGCTTTGGCGCGGAGCGGGTGCGCCGCTTCTTCGGCAGCGCGGACTACGCCAACGCGGGGCCGCTGCGGCCCGTGTTCGTCAGCGTGGTCAACGAGAACCTGTCCGACGTGGCCGCCCGCGTGGACTGCCCCGTACACCTGCTGTACGGCGAAAACGACACGGAAACCCCGCCCTCCATGGGGCAGGACTTTGCCCGGCTGCTGGCGCACGCGCACCTGCAGGTGCTGCCGCGCTTCGGGCATCTGGATATTCTGACGGCGGGCGGCCATCAGGCCGTGTACGCCCTGGACACCTTCTGCGAGGAAATCTTCGGTGGCTAGCTCTCTGTTTCTGGGCGCGGCGTTTCTTGCGTTCGCCGTGCGGCGCGGCCTGACCTACCTGCACATCTTCCAGCAGGAAGAATACGACGGCCCGCGCTTTTGCCGCTGGATGGCCGCCTCCCGCGCCTTCGACAAGCGTGCCACCCTGCCCCTGCTGGCCTGCTGGGGCGCGGCGCTGGCCGCGCCGGAATCCGCTGTGTACGCCAAATGGGCGGCGGGCCTTGTCCTGCTGGCCGTGGCCGCCGTGGAAGACAATCCGCTGAAGGCCGCCAAGAAAAAGCTGGTGCTCACCGCGCGGGTCAGGCGCATCCTGTCCGTGGCGCTGGGGCTGACGGCGGTGTACGCGGTGTTGCTGGCCCTGTGCCCGGCCGCGCCCGCAACACTGCTGCCGTTCTGGATACTCGGGGTGCAGGCGCTGCCGCTGACGCTGGTTGTAGCCAACGCCTCGCTGGCCCCGGTGGAGGCGCGCATCCAGCAGGGCTTCTGGAACGAGGCGCACGAAAAGCTGCTGCGCCTTGCGCCCACGGTCATCGCGGTCACCGGCTCGTACGGCAAGACCAGCGTAAAGCACATCCTGGCCCACGTGCTGGGCTGCTACCATCCCACGCTGATGACGCCGGGCAGCATCAACACGCCCATGGGCATTTCGCGCATCATCCGGGAGCGGCTG
It contains:
- a CDS encoding molybdopterin-dependent oxidoreductase, with amino-acid sequence MCTTAAHAPGIAPGLALAHDGGEASGEKRIITSCTRDCPNSCGLVATVRDGRLVRLAGDPDHPLTRGKACVKAQRYVKRVYSPERITHPLLRDHRTQPWRRATWDEALDRIAARMTAIRDESGTEAILYYQGYGERTALKLLNRYFFNLFGGVTTLRGSLCGGAGQGSQNLDFGERVSHDPLDHYNCNSLILWGRNPASTQISLVPILREIRKRGATVVLVDPARNRSAPLADRHIAPRAGTDAFLAMAVTKLILHAGGEDREFMQHHAEGAAEYLRILDRYTVDDLCARCGVPVADAEFLADMVLRQRPTSILLGWGMHRHEAAHLSIRAVDALGAISGNIGVPGGGVSQGFEEYGPYDQQYWGDGLNPPRRTLLLPEIGREILDARDPEIRMIMVTAGNPACMAADAGAVTRAFRKAEFVVYSGHFMDDTADLAHVFLPATTFLEEDDAMASYGHNYVGPVNKAIEPVGECRSEFMMFHDLAARFPFAERFRRGVDEWLCDLCTPMWAQGCTLERLRAGAYRLDAPMAPYADKTFPTPSGKFRFMTDFDPAGLGAVEPDYPYRLLTIAPHGYICSERTMAEHDALTEVVLATKEAARLGLSDGAVVRVESRVGAVKAVLRTADGQRADILVAERGGWNKAGHGLNLLTRALASLVGRGTPYYETCVRVTPWPDDGVTGLRVLVVRHSDDAPCGNFCKELARCGAALTTLRPGQGDVLPAAGDALPSLDAALAGYDALVVLGGPQHCWDDEGSPHFPHLMDLLRVFDAAGKPVAGICLGAQLLARAHGGRPWTMDAPEFGFVAFMPTDAGLSDPVLGPALSGALPLPRLMSFHEDTFDLPQGATLLVRGDRCRNQCFRVGNASYGFQFHLEVDSAIVQDWVDIFRKGRMSEYATYREKFDDVYFDDLARDMPLLVEASEVFCRKVAAAWLALARRENGLASPAQIQYG
- a CDS encoding D-alanine--D-alanine ligase produces the protein MSNGKIRVAVFFGGRSPEHDVSIVTGLQVIQALDAARYEPVPVYVDRCGVWRTGEKLLDRSTYIPARDADGLPAVSLEIAPGKGGMLVEQTSRLFGKPRRIPFDVAIPAFHGPYGEDGDMQGLFEAAGIPYTGMRVLASAIFMDKAATKQALAGTGIPTLPCAVLRKPVGGLLPPRADIEAALAGITLPGCLKPAHLGSSIGVAKVDSIEEIEAVLPGLFTNDTVAIVEPYLDGCVEYNISVRRNGEGHATSAIERPKRDSELLDFRQKYLSSGGKTGSKTGGAGGAKSAGDSGSAGMLSLTREINPDLPESLEGRIRDFAVRTYAAFGGTGAPRMDFMYDATRDEVWLNEVNPIPGSFAFFLWEAAETPVRFTRLLSLMIDEARAMARHTACPEDPTPEAARLFPRR
- a CDS encoding alpha/beta fold hydrolase — protein: MDSAQFNATPSAAADPAAPCMYVVHLPNAAPARRKPEDTGAADAAQQIAPQIVPQIIWAHGWMHTHANLLPLANTCTHGRDNYLLDMPGFGLSCMPPATWGTQDYADHAAAWLRTLPRGRRIWVGHSFGCRVGLQLAARHPDLVDGLFLMAAAGLPRRRTPMEKFTRGCRIAAFKTLKHLHWLGFGAERVRRFFGSADYANAGPLRPVFVSVVNENLSDVAARVDCPVHLLYGENDTETPPSMGQDFARLLAHAHLQVLPRFGHLDILTAGGHQAVYALDTFCEEIFGG